A stretch of Pseudoprevotella muciniphila DNA encodes these proteins:
- the purL gene encoding phosphoribosylformylglycinamidine synthase: MISFFQTANGSIIATETNHKFNDKELSELNWLYGDSTLIDGETIEGWYVGPRREMITPWSTNAVEITQNMNLEGISRIEEYFPVEGKDADYDPMLQRLYEGLDQKIFEVNIKPAPIMQIDDLETYNEQEGLALSPEEIEYLHKVENDLGRKLTDSEVFGFAQINSEHCRHKIFGGTFIIDGKEMPSSLFAMIKKTTKENPHKIISAYKDNVAFAEGPVVEQFAPQDHSTSDYFIIKDIESVISLKAETHNFPTTVEPFNGASTGTGGEIRDRMGGGVGSWPIAGTAVYMTAYPRLDGGREWEDILPVRKWLYQTPEQILIKASNGASDFGNKFGQPLITGSVLTFEHQENGEKYGYDKVIMLAGGVGYGTKRDCLKGTPEKGNKVVVVGGDNYRIGLGGGSVSSVDTGRYSSGIELNAVQRANPEMQKRANNLVRALCEEEVNPVVSIHDHGSAGHVNCLSELVEECGGKIDMTKLPIGDQTLSAKEIIANESQERMGLLIQEEHLEHVRQIADRERAPMYVVGETTGDAHFSFEQGDGKRPFDLDVAQMFGHSPKTVMRDETVERKYENVAYEPSQLQEYLSRVLQLEAVACKDWLTNKVDRSVTGKVARQQCVGELQLPLADVGVVALDYQGRAGIATALGHAPQAGLANPAAGSVLSVAEALTNLVFASLAEGLDSVSLSANWMWPCRSQKGEDARLYNAVQALSDFCCALQINVPTGKDSLSLSQQYPNGEKIISPGTVIVSAGGEVSDIRKTITPVMVNNTKTTLYHIDFSFDELRLGGSAFAQSQGKVGSDVPMVKNPEYFRAAFNAVQELIQNNLILSGHDVSAGGLITCLLEMCFANTEGGMDINLDAFKKADLITSLFAENPGIVVQVDNNDRAAFEEIMDDNEVAYVKLGTPSEERHILAEKDGATYQFGIDYLRDVWYETSYLLDCDQSFNGKAKERYENYKQQPLEFNIHPEFKGTFEQFGLNASRREKSGVRAAIIREKGTNGEREMAYALHLAGFDVKDVMMTDLISGRETLDEVNFIVFCGGFSNSDVLGSAKGWAGAFLFNEKAKQALDRFYAREDTLSLGVCNGCQLMVELGLVGGEGTKMQHNDSHKFESAYLGVTVPTNRSVMFGSLSGDRLGIWVAHGEGKFHLPQPEDDYNIVLKYTYDEYPGNPNGSRYSTAGICSDDGRHLAMMPHLERAFFPWQNAYYPADRRKDDITPWMEAFVNARKWVEQHRK; the protein is encoded by the coding sequence ATGATTTCCTTTTTTCAAACGGCAAACGGCAGCATTATTGCCACTGAAACAAACCACAAGTTCAACGATAAAGAATTATCTGAACTGAATTGGCTCTACGGCGATTCTACCCTGATAGATGGGGAGACCATTGAAGGATGGTATGTAGGACCACGCAGAGAAATGATTACGCCCTGGAGCACGAATGCTGTGGAAATCACGCAAAACATGAATTTGGAGGGTATTAGTCGCATTGAGGAGTATTTTCCCGTAGAAGGTAAAGATGCGGACTACGACCCTATGCTGCAACGCCTCTACGAAGGGTTGGACCAGAAGATATTCGAGGTCAATATCAAGCCTGCACCCATCATGCAGATAGACGACCTGGAAACCTACAACGAACAGGAAGGGCTTGCCCTCTCGCCCGAAGAGATAGAGTACCTACATAAGGTTGAAAATGACTTGGGCAGGAAACTCACCGACTCAGAAGTGTTCGGTTTTGCACAAATCAACTCCGAACACTGCCGCCACAAGATTTTCGGTGGGACATTCATCATCGACGGCAAGGAAATGCCTTCATCGCTCTTTGCCATGATTAAGAAGACCACAAAGGAAAATCCACATAAGATCATCAGTGCCTACAAGGACAACGTGGCTTTCGCAGAAGGTCCCGTAGTAGAGCAGTTTGCCCCACAGGACCACTCCACGAGCGACTATTTCATCATCAAGGACATAGAGAGTGTTATTTCGCTGAAAGCCGAGACGCACAACTTCCCCACCACTGTAGAACCCTTCAACGGTGCTTCTACAGGCACCGGCGGCGAGATACGCGACCGTATGGGCGGTGGTGTCGGCTCATGGCCCATTGCAGGTACGGCAGTTTATATGACCGCCTACCCACGTCTTGATGGCGGCAGGGAATGGGAAGACATACTCCCCGTGCGCAAGTGGCTCTACCAGACGCCCGAGCAGATACTGATCAAGGCGTCGAACGGTGCAAGCGACTTCGGCAATAAATTCGGACAGCCACTGATTACAGGTTCTGTGCTCACGTTTGAGCATCAGGAAAACGGTGAAAAATATGGATACGACAAAGTCATTATGCTTGCCGGCGGTGTGGGCTACGGCACAAAACGCGACTGCCTGAAGGGTACTCCTGAGAAAGGCAATAAGGTGGTGGTGGTCGGTGGCGACAACTATCGCATCGGGCTCGGTGGTGGTTCTGTTTCGAGCGTTGACACAGGACGTTATAGTTCCGGTATCGAACTCAATGCCGTGCAGCGCGCCAATCCGGAAATGCAGAAACGTGCAAACAACTTGGTTCGCGCTCTTTGCGAAGAAGAGGTCAATCCCGTTGTTTCTATCCACGATCATGGTTCTGCTGGCCACGTGAACTGCCTCTCGGAACTGGTGGAAGAATGCGGCGGCAAGATAGACATGACGAAATTGCCCATCGGCGACCAAACACTTTCCGCAAAGGAAATCATCGCCAACGAGAGCCAAGAAAGAATGGGATTACTCATTCAGGAAGAACATCTTGAGCATGTGCGACAGATAGCCGACCGCGAGCGGGCACCGATGTACGTTGTGGGTGAAACCACCGGCGACGCGCACTTCTCATTCGAACAGGGCGACGGAAAACGCCCCTTCGACCTCGATGTGGCACAGATGTTCGGACACTCTCCTAAGACTGTGATGCGCGATGAAACAGTAGAACGTAAATACGAAAATGTGGCTTATGAGCCATCGCAACTTCAGGAATATCTCAGCCGTGTGCTGCAACTTGAAGCCGTTGCTTGCAAGGATTGGCTGACCAACAAGGTGGACCGTAGCGTAACAGGCAAGGTGGCGCGTCAGCAGTGTGTTGGTGAATTGCAATTGCCTTTGGCAGATGTTGGTGTGGTGGCGCTCGACTATCAAGGGCGTGCCGGCATAGCAACAGCTCTCGGACATGCACCGCAGGCAGGACTGGCAAACCCTGCTGCAGGTAGCGTGCTCTCTGTGGCAGAAGCACTGACCAACCTCGTTTTTGCATCGCTCGCCGAGGGGCTCGACAGCGTGAGCCTAAGTGCGAACTGGATGTGGCCCTGCCGCTCACAGAAGGGCGAAGATGCCCGACTCTACAACGCAGTACAGGCACTTAGCGATTTCTGCTGCGCACTACAAATCAACGTACCAACGGGTAAAGACTCTCTCTCACTCTCACAGCAATACCCCAACGGGGAAAAGATTATTTCTCCGGGAACGGTTATCGTGAGTGCAGGCGGCGAAGTGAGCGACATTCGCAAGACCATCACACCCGTAATGGTAAATAACACGAAGACTACACTTTACCATATAGACTTCAGTTTCGATGAACTCCGACTTGGTGGTTCTGCTTTTGCACAAAGCCAAGGAAAAGTGGGCAGTGATGTACCAATGGTAAAGAATCCTGAATACTTCCGCGCTGCATTTAATGCCGTTCAGGAACTTATACAAAACAACCTTATCCTTTCAGGGCATGATGTTTCGGCAGGCGGTCTCATCACTTGTCTCCTCGAAATGTGCTTTGCTAACACGGAAGGAGGAATGGACATCAATCTTGACGCGTTCAAGAAAGCCGATCTCATCACTTCCTTGTTTGCTGAAAATCCTGGTATAGTTGTACAGGTGGACAATAACGACAGAGCTGCATTTGAAGAGATTATGGACGATAATGAGGTGGCTTATGTAAAACTCGGTACACCTTCAGAAGAACGCCATATTCTTGCAGAAAAGGACGGTGCAACCTATCAGTTTGGCATCGACTATCTCCGCGATGTGTGGTATGAAACGTCTTACTTGCTCGACTGCGACCAGAGTTTCAACGGCAAGGCGAAGGAACGCTATGAGAACTATAAACAGCAACCTCTGGAATTCAACATACATCCGGAATTCAAAGGAACTTTCGAACAATTTGGTCTCAACGCCTCTCGCCGCGAGAAGAGCGGAGTAAGGGCTGCCATCATTCGCGAGAAAGGCACCAATGGTGAACGCGAAATGGCTTATGCGCTCCACCTGGCAGGTTTCGATGTGAAAGATGTCATGATGACCGACCTCATCAGCGGGCGCGAAACACTCGACGAAGTGAACTTCATTGTGTTCTGTGGTGGATTCTCCAACAGCGACGTTCTTGGCAGTGCCAAAGGCTGGGCAGGAGCATTCCTCTTCAACGAAAAGGCAAAGCAGGCACTCGACCGTTTCTATGCTCGCGAAGACACACTCTCATTAGGCGTTTGCAATGGTTGCCAACTCATGGTGGAACTGGGACTTGTCGGTGGAGAAGGCACAAAAATGCAGCACAACGACTCGCACAAGTTTGAGAGCGCCTACCTTGGTGTAACGGTTCCGACTAACCGCAGTGTGATGTTCGGCAGCCTGAGCGGAGATCGTCTGGGCATCTGGGTGGCACATGGCGAAGGAAAGTTCCACTTGCCACAACCTGAAGACGACTACAACATCGTGCTGAAATACACCTATGACGAATATCCGGGCAATCCTAACGGCAGCCGCTACAGCACAGCAGGCATTTGCTCTGACGACGGCCGCCACTTGGCTATGATGCCTCACTTGGAACGCGCTTTCTTCCCCTGGCAGAACGCATACTACCCTGCAGATCGCCG
- a CDS encoding carbohydrate kinase family protein — protein sequence MPKVVGIGEILWDVLPEGKQLGGAPANFAYHVSRAGTDAAIVSAVGNDTLGDETFSLLAEKRMDCKYVKRVGFPTGQVNVTLDADGVPQYDICEGVAWDNIPFSDDVLCLASECDAVCFGTLAQRNDVSRDSICRFLDATPGQCMKILDVNLRQDYYSEKVLVESLKRADVLKLNEEELPIVARLADVTSKGEAAICRSIMEKFALSIVILTCGAKYSLALTSDGQISRMNTPHVKVADTVGAGDAFTAAFAAAILKGCNLKEAHAKAVETSAYICTCHGAMPEYGGFCRE from the coding sequence ATGCCGAAAGTCGTAGGAATCGGCGAAATATTGTGGGACGTCCTGCCCGAGGGTAAACAACTCGGCGGGGCGCCCGCTAATTTTGCATATCATGTCAGTCGGGCAGGAACAGATGCCGCTATTGTGTCGGCGGTGGGCAATGATACGTTAGGAGATGAGACGTTCTCCCTGCTTGCTGAGAAAAGAATGGACTGCAAATATGTGAAGCGTGTGGGTTTTCCAACAGGACAAGTGAATGTTACCCTTGATGCGGATGGCGTGCCGCAGTACGACATTTGCGAAGGCGTGGCTTGGGACAATATCCCTTTTTCGGATGATGTTCTTTGCCTTGCTTCCGAATGTGATGCCGTATGCTTCGGTACATTGGCACAACGGAACGATGTTTCGAGAGACAGCATTTGCCGTTTCCTTGATGCTACTCCAGGTCAGTGTATGAAGATTCTGGATGTCAATCTGCGGCAGGATTACTATTCTGAAAAGGTGTTGGTGGAAAGCCTGAAACGCGCTGATGTGTTGAAACTTAATGAAGAAGAACTTCCCATTGTGGCACGTTTGGCAGATGTCACAAGCAAGGGTGAAGCGGCGATTTGTCGTTCTATAATGGAAAAGTTCGCGCTTTCCATAGTTATACTTACTTGTGGTGCCAAATATAGTCTTGCCTTAACAAGCGACGGGCAAATCAGTCGCATGAATACCCCACATGTGAAAGTTGCAGATACCGTAGGGGCAGGAGATGCATTTACCGCAGCATTTGCCGCCGCCATACTAAAAGGATGTAATCTCAAAGAAGCGCATGCAAAAGCGGTCGAGACATCTGCATACATTTGCACGTGCCATGGAGCAATGCCCGAATATGGTGGCTTTTGCAGAGAATAA
- a CDS encoding carbohydrate-binding domain-containing protein encodes MKKFTLLLFLATAVSTALAQKVTVMLNGGYVMHLYNASAEDLVFSNSGSVLTIQGNSYNTGEIKGIQVEKNATVDMNRSVTVDFASSNATVTLTADIVPYIDLTVKGAYVSAITNDTTYSDTITYNLSGSTDNGAFIADGKHASVINLNSVSISNSDTAAINFLNGKYVDVNVSGTNNLVDGATGGQKGAFFINGHARFAGDGDINITGNARHGYRSDEYTIFSEDFTGNFNVLKSASDGINVQQYLQIDNGTITIENNTGDGIDVGFTNDPTDVNNGMLYINGGTITAKTNTVDTKAIKADTLITITGGRVNTYANANGSKGISSGGNFIVEGGYIYTEAPGSSITVTLPDGTTDKKNCRALRSVNDFYYRGGTIDIQNASEKTWRVKGIFYYLQSALTGIVDRSILPTADGGYKKL; translated from the coding sequence ATGAAAAAGTTTACTCTCCTACTCTTCCTCGCTACCGCTGTTTCCACGGCTCTTGCACAGAAAGTTACCGTGATGCTGAACGGAGGCTATGTCATGCACCTGTATAATGCGAGTGCAGAAGACCTCGTATTTTCAAATAGCGGCAGCGTCCTGACCATTCAGGGCAACAGTTATAACACGGGCGAGATTAAGGGCATACAAGTGGAAAAGAATGCCACAGTGGACATGAACCGTTCCGTCACAGTGGACTTTGCATCCTCCAATGCCACCGTCACATTGACAGCAGACATAGTTCCCTATATCGACCTCACAGTGAAAGGTGCATACGTATCAGCCATAACGAACGATACAACCTATTCAGACACCATCACCTACAATCTGAGCGGTTCTACTGACAATGGAGCGTTCATAGCAGACGGCAAGCACGCCAGTGTAATCAATCTGAACTCGGTCAGCATCAGCAACAGCGACACGGCTGCCATCAATTTCCTGAATGGCAAGTACGTAGATGTGAATGTCAGCGGTACCAACAACTTAGTTGATGGCGCAACAGGTGGTCAGAAAGGTGCATTCTTCATCAATGGTCATGCACGCTTTGCCGGCGATGGCGACATCAACATCACAGGTAATGCCCGTCACGGCTACCGCTCCGATGAATACACCATCTTCTCAGAAGATTTCACAGGCAACTTCAATGTACTTAAATCTGCTTCTGACGGCATCAATGTGCAGCAGTACCTCCAGATAGATAATGGTACTATTACCATAGAAAACAATACTGGCGACGGCATCGACGTAGGCTTTACCAACGACCCGACAGATGTGAACAATGGTATGCTTTACATCAATGGTGGCACTATAACGGCAAAAACGAACACAGTTGACACAAAAGCCATAAAAGCCGACACACTCATCACCATCACAGGCGGCCGCGTCAATACCTACGCAAACGCAAACGGATCAAAGGGTATTTCATCGGGTGGAAATTTCATCGTTGAAGGCGGTTATATTTATACAGAGGCTCCTGGTTCAAGTATCACAGTTACACTTCCAGATGGCACTACTGACAAAAAGAATTGCCGTGCCCTGCGTTCTGTAAACGATTTCTACTATCGCGGCGGAACCATCGACATACAAAATGCCAGTGAGAAAACATGGCGCGTCAAGGGTATATTCTACTACCTGCAATCAGCACTGACCGGCATAGTGGACAGAAGCATTTTACCAACTGCAGACGGGGGATACAAGAAACTCTGA
- a CDS encoding T9SS type A sorting domain-containing protein produces the protein MKKFYMVALLAMFAIGVSAQTYSFLTVETSDGAQRSFATDQIYITFSNDNNMVISTGATTGTDNVSIPLASLNRMFFSEVATGIRNTLTQPSDLSALADGTMVTIYDMTGKQLLRTTKQGNGLPTESLPKGLYIIKANGMTQKMYIR, from the coding sequence ATGAAAAAATTTTACATGGTCGCATTATTGGCAATGTTTGCCATAGGAGTAAGCGCCCAGACCTACTCTTTCCTGACGGTAGAGACATCGGATGGCGCACAAAGGTCGTTTGCGACTGATCAGATTTACATCACGTTCAGCAATGACAACAACATGGTTATCAGCACTGGCGCAACTACCGGCACTGACAACGTTTCCATTCCGCTGGCAAGCCTCAACCGAATGTTTTTCTCAGAAGTGGCTACAGGCATCAGGAATACCCTTACACAGCCGAGCGACCTGTCTGCCTTGGCTGATGGCACAATGGTTACGATTTACGACATGACAGGCAAACAACTCCTCAGAACAACAAAACAAGGCAACGGTCTGCCCACTGAAAGTCTGCCCAAAGGCTTATACATCATCAAGGCAAACGGTATGACCCAGAAAATGTACATACGATGA
- a CDS encoding DUF2490 domain-containing protein has product MKRLLSLVLGAMAVLSASAQSDDFGIWTEVGIEKKFGKKLSLEGGVEARFEDKVTKVTRTGFNIGVTYKPWKFLRFGAGYAFMNDWKDTEVNTKYDTDAETGTTTFSGYNIDKDFRRNKHRLYIQAVGKLDVGRFSFSLRERLQYTHYRSDETNSIKYRTPLDEESKEFYEMMGRSVYTYNNQYFGSKEEVIDNKHSKNRYYVRSRFQVSYNIKGIPLEPYASIELSHCLNKGFGFSTHKSSATEGSSWNPKKYRYTIGADYTIKKTHQFGLAYVYNHGTDDDNEGDLHAINLSYKFKF; this is encoded by the coding sequence ATGAAAAGACTCCTTTCATTAGTGCTTGGTGCCATGGCTGTACTCTCAGCATCGGCACAAAGCGACGACTTCGGCATTTGGACCGAAGTCGGAATAGAAAAGAAATTTGGCAAAAAACTTTCTCTTGAAGGCGGTGTTGAAGCACGCTTCGAAGATAAAGTTACTAAGGTTACGCGTACGGGGTTCAATATTGGTGTTACCTATAAGCCTTGGAAGTTTCTTCGCTTCGGTGCCGGTTATGCATTTATGAACGATTGGAAGGATACAGAGGTGAACACCAAATATGACACTGACGCGGAAACAGGCACTACAACTTTCTCAGGTTACAATATTGATAAAGATTTCCGTCGCAATAAGCATCGCCTTTATATTCAAGCCGTAGGTAAACTTGATGTGGGGCGTTTCAGTTTTTCTCTGCGCGAGCGTTTACAGTACACCCATTATCGCTCCGATGAAACTAACAGCATAAAATATCGTACACCTCTTGACGAAGAAAGCAAAGAGTTCTACGAAATGATGGGGCGAAGCGTTTATACTTACAACAACCAGTATTTTGGTTCAAAAGAAGAAGTCATTGACAACAAGCACAGCAAGAACCGCTACTACGTACGCTCGCGCTTCCAGGTGTCGTACAACATCAAGGGCATACCTCTCGAACCATACGCTTCTATTGAGTTGAGCCACTGCCTCAATAAGGGATTCGGCTTCTCTACGCACAAAAGCTCCGCTACAGAAGGAAGTTCATGGAATCCTAAGAAATACCGCTACACCATCGGTGCCGACTACACCATCAAGAAGACCCACCAGTTTGGCTTGGCATACGTCTACAACCATGGCACTGATGATGATAACGAGGGCGACCTGCATGCCATCAACCTCAGTTACAAGTTCAAGTTCTAA
- a CDS encoding DUF4956 domain-containing protein: MIFLQQTAEQLLDTAAQRQSALVTIMNFVPLLVINSLSVWFITHVLYFKKSRNRLYYFTFILLSTAIFVLLFMAQGTKLQMGAALGLFAVFGILRYRTEQVNVREMTYLFYLVALSVANGTSPNVKWSLAFSDPGTLVSSKEFMLILVVNIVFVLVASTMEFSVNRRRRATKLVKYDNIDLIVPEKREELKADLEKRLGIKITNVEVGSVDFLLDCCLLNVHYDPTGVDRGPNTVNQNIRMK; the protein is encoded by the coding sequence TTGATATTCTTACAACAAACGGCAGAACAACTGCTCGACACAGCCGCGCAGCGTCAGTCTGCACTCGTTACAATCATGAACTTCGTACCGCTACTGGTTATCAACTCTTTGTCGGTATGGTTCATCACTCACGTGCTCTACTTTAAGAAGAGCCGCAACCGCCTTTACTACTTCACTTTCATATTGCTCTCCACAGCGATATTCGTACTGCTCTTCATGGCTCAGGGTACGAAACTCCAGATGGGTGCCGCCCTCGGTTTGTTCGCCGTATTCGGCATTCTTCGCTACAGGACGGAGCAGGTGAATGTGCGCGAAATGACATACCTGTTCTATCTCGTTGCACTCAGTGTGGCTAACGGCACATCTCCCAATGTTAAATGGAGTCTCGCCTTCTCTGACCCTGGAACACTGGTCAGCAGCAAGGAGTTTATGCTTATCCTCGTTGTAAACATTGTGTTCGTACTTGTGGCATCCACCATGGAGTTTTCCGTAAACCGCAGACGCCGGGCCACAAAACTCGTGAAATACGACAACATCGACCTCATTGTACCGGAGAAGCGCGAAGAACTCAAGGCAGACCTCGAAAAGCGTCTGGGCATAAAGATTACCAATGTGGAAGTAGGTTCCGTTGACTTCTTGCTCGACTGCTGCCTGCTCAACGTACATTACGACCCTACAGGAGTGGACCGCGGTCCTAACACAGTGAACCAGAATATCCGAATGAAATAA
- a CDS encoding polyphosphate polymerase domain-containing protein encodes MTDTMTDILSLLSEMKTISLEEMSAVKLMKRNDTKYVTNVPTLMRLLQLTQSKYYVQEINDSRIANYNTLYWDFCDDHHYYLIHAQKRKPRTKVRTRRYVDSGIAFLEIKRKDNHGKTRKKRVKVPMQDTIMQDSLVGEPFLEEQLGLKFSDLIPAMSNFFSRITLVNYEKTERVTIDFNLRFDNHETGKKQRLDNLVIIELKRDGRTHSPLLAMLRELRIKPSGFSKYVIGSAITNSSLRQNLLRKRLRTVAKRINHPDSYLKEYNDEEKKVNIEN; translated from the coding sequence ATGACAGATACCATGACGGACATCCTGAGTCTGCTTTCCGAGATGAAGACCATTTCGCTCGAAGAGATGTCTGCTGTAAAGTTGATGAAGCGGAACGACACAAAGTATGTTACTAATGTGCCGACGCTTATGCGTTTGCTTCAACTCACGCAGAGCAAGTATTATGTTCAGGAAATCAACGATTCGCGCATAGCGAACTATAACACACTCTACTGGGATTTCTGCGATGACCACCACTATTATCTTATTCACGCCCAAAAGCGCAAACCTCGCACGAAGGTACGTACGAGGCGCTATGTAGATAGCGGCATTGCCTTTCTTGAGATAAAGCGGAAGGACAACCATGGCAAGACACGGAAGAAGCGTGTGAAGGTGCCTATGCAGGACACTATCATGCAGGACTCTCTGGTGGGTGAGCCCTTCCTCGAGGAGCAACTCGGGCTGAAATTCAGCGACCTGATTCCTGCCATGAGCAATTTCTTTTCACGTATAACACTTGTGAATTATGAGAAAACGGAGCGCGTAACGATAGACTTCAACCTGCGCTTCGACAATCACGAGACAGGCAAGAAGCAACGGCTCGACAACCTCGTCATCATTGAACTGAAGCGTGACGGCCGCACCCACTCTCCCCTGCTTGCCATGCTGCGCGAACTGCGCATCAAGCCCAGCGGATTCAGTAAATACGTCATCGGAAGTGCTATCACAAACAGCTCACTGCGGCAAAACCTGTTGCGCAAGCGCCTACGCACCGTGGCGAAACGCATCAACCATCCCGATTCTTATCTCAAGGAGTATAACGATGAGGAAAAGAAAGTAAACATAGAAAACTAA
- a CDS encoding antirestriction protein ArdA: protein MYSLFLVLIATLTGERDIDAARENHCGQWDSEEDFAWHIFDEMYAYQIPESMHHYFDIKRLASDLFDFDYYFENGHVFNRC, encoded by the coding sequence ATGTATTCCTTATTTTTAGTTTTAATCGCAACATTGACAGGTGAACGCGACATAGATGCTGCCCGTGAGAACCACTGCGGACAGTGGGACAGCGAGGAAGACTTCGCCTGGCATATCTTCGATGAAATGTATGCCTATCAGATACCCGAATCGATGCACCATTACTTCGACATCAAGCGTCTTGCCAGCGACCTTTTCGATTTCGACTACTACTTTGAAAACGGACACGTTTTCAATCGGTGTTGA
- a CDS encoding DUF4468 domain-containing protein — translation MKKFALLFFFLLTVAINAQDDGVKPLELDTVIQVNDASKQQIYDGLKTWFVENAKVDSRFLLQIDNRDDGLLQGKLTYEVVWNNLTWAALTGYVEIVFNIQIREGRFRLKLYNVTHISTEPNRNFARQWSQGLVYIGGYPPHIKGLAKKPYSKMQDKVIPLFKVESLSMINSMKNNIVSGASNDNDDW, via the coding sequence ATGAAAAAGTTTGCTTTATTATTCTTTTTTCTCTTAACTGTAGCCATCAACGCTCAGGATGATGGAGTAAAACCTTTGGAACTTGATACAGTAATTCAAGTCAATGATGCGTCTAAACAACAAATATACGATGGGCTAAAGACATGGTTTGTTGAAAATGCTAAAGTTGATTCTCGCTTTTTATTGCAGATTGACAATAGAGATGATGGTTTGTTACAGGGTAAACTTACCTATGAAGTTGTTTGGAACAACCTTACTTGGGCGGCTTTGACTGGATATGTTGAAATCGTATTTAACATTCAAATTAGAGAAGGTCGTTTTAGATTAAAGCTATACAATGTTACACATATATCTACTGAGCCTAATAGAAATTTTGCAAGGCAGTGGTCGCAGGGCTTAGTATATATAGGTGGTTATCCGCCTCATATTAAAGGTTTAGCAAAAAAACCGTATTCTAAAATGCAAGATAAGGTTATACCCTTATTTAAAGTAGAAAGTTTGTCTATGATTAACTCTATGAAGAACAACATTGTTTCAGGAGCTTCAAATGACAATGATGATTGGTAA